aacagttcaccatcatatctcttcgtgaagagagtgggatctagagaaccaggtttgaagcctttgctctttaggaagtctttgagtgtgtcataccaagctcgaggtgcttgtttgaggccatacagtgccttgttgagcttgtataccatatcaggatgctTTGGGTCTTCAgaaccaggtggttgtgcaacatacacttcttcaattttgacattgagaaaggcactctttacatccatttggtacagaagaatgttgttgtggttggcataggctagcatgatgcaaatggcttcaagcctagccacaggagcaaatgtttcatcaaagtcaatcactTCGACTTATGTGTAACCTTGAACAacaagacgagccttgtttctaaCGACTTggccatgctcatcttgtttgttgcgatagatccatttggtaccgacgatgttgtgcttgcgaggatctggacgctTTACCAGCTCCCACACATTTTTCAACTctaactgttgaagctcttcctgcatagcttgaatccattcaggttccatgaagtcTTCATcgactttcttgggttcagatatagagacaaatgcaaagtgccgaCAGAAATTTGccagctgtgttgctcttgaacgagtgagtagaccaggtgcattgatactatcaattatcttcttaatctatacttcatttgcaacacgaggatgaacaggacaaagattttgcccttgctgatcattgtcttcatcttcagcattggcttcaggctgagcagtgtcttcgggctgattaggtgcagaaatgatgatttcctcttcagcctgtgGCTCTGAAGGTATGAGTTCTCtagtacccataagcttgatagattcacttggtgtagcttcatctagcacatttggcaggtgcacTCAGTCAGGAGTTCATATGATGTCTTCTTTAGAatcttgtgaagataaacacggttgatgacgtggcattcagtatcaatggcttcaggccagaacttcctaGGTGTCTtatactcatcaagcatcgtctgTGCCATCGTggcattctgctgaggtgtgtatggagcggagaactcatgtgtgatgcccaatgtatcaagataagtgtcgagtccggtgttcttgaattatgtgccgttgtcacttctgatgtgcttgatcttgatgccatagttggtcatggcacgattggcaaATCCTCTGAAGACATCccgcacttcattcttgtagagaattatgtgcacccatgtatatcttgagtaatcatcaacaatgacgaagccatagaggcaagcagtggtgGTGAGGGTAGAGttgtgagtagggccaaataagtccatgtgaagcatcTCGAAGGGATGTGtcgtcgtcatgattgtctttgagggatgcttggccctagtcatctttccagcttcgcaggcaccacataggtgatccttcttgaacttgacgccctagatgcctatgacatgcttcttcttggCGAGAGTGTACAAGTTCCGCATGCCAACATGCTCTAGCCTCCGGTGCCAAAGCCAGCACTCtaaagcttttgctagaagacataacgtccaactgtggtcctgctgaaAAATCCACCATATACAGGTCATCTTTTCGATACCCTtcgaagactagagatttgtcagattccataagcacaaggcaacgatatttaccaaatatcacaatcatgttcaaatcacaaagcattgagacagacattaagttgaaaccaagggattcaacaagcatcactttatccatgtgctgatccttcgagattgcaactctacctaggcccaataccttgcttttaccagtgtcagcaaatgtgatgtgacttttgTCAGACGGACGTAGGGTTGAATACATAAGAAGACTttgatcaccagtcatgtggttagtgcatccactgtccataatccacttAGAAGCCTTTGGTGTtgtaccctacagtgcagttaggtGGATAGGCTTCACCGAGGGaaatgtgaagcataaacatttgaggAACAAGCATATTATGAAAGTTCAGATCCCCGTTAGGGTAGATAGGATGTTTTTCAAGAAATCCTGGGACGAAATACATAGTAAGTCCATTctggcattttatcttgcgtcccacaagatgttttaggtccccagcataagcattagaagcctttgatttccggctggagacctttccctgcaaaagagagttaatttttcttaaccacccacatcttcaggggtggcttagaagcaatgagtctaagtgcagcatctgagaacttcggctttggatccctagcaaatagccttgaaggaggtgaatagtactcataagaataagcagaaaagttcttggtcttatgaacatagcggtttgacgaaacacgctcatattcataagtctgagtatggtttccctgcaaaacattggcgttagggtgactctggtgagtcctctatctgtatgaagcctttggaccatatgaagcctttggtctggggtttgtcttcttcccaggtggtgtcatgatgagattcacaggaagcttctcaagacaacttttgggcacccagatcttcttcaaatgtggtccattcctgcagctagtaccaatatacctggcaaacactacaccattctgattcttaaacaatttatagtttgcatcaaagtattcatcaatgataatccgcttagcacaagtgaagccatataaggtagatggatccactgaaggtccctttgcagcaacccatgtggttttggggtactgcgcaggcttccagtatgaagcatcaacattcattttcctctcgaacccaacaccctctttcctagggtttcggttcagaatctgtttcttgaggacatcacataatgtctgatgccctttgaggcttttgtacatccctgtttcaagcaatgtcttcaacctggcattctcatcagcaatagtagtggtatcctcaacAGAGGGGTTAGTttccacatcagcagttgaagatattgcaacagtagaagcagtagaacattcagcaacagagacaacattatcacactcaagacattttagacatggtggatcaaaaccttcctgagcggaactgatctgttgagcgcggagtgactcgttctctttttgaagatcttcatgcgTCGCTCTCaggttctcaagttcttgcttcctttgaagataatcataggaaagcttcttATGAGTAGCTGAGAGAGTTTCCTGAAGACTTTCAAGTTcatcgtacttaacatgaagatttttgatatcttcaattaaggactgagttcgagtcatttccgcgtccaacaggtcatctcttttgtctagcaacttttgaatatgttccatagtaGTTTGTtcttcagttgcaattttagcaagtgttttgtagctaggtttagattcacattcagagtcatcttcacttgatgtttgaaagtaagcatcgcgtgagtttaccttggcacctcgTGCTATGAAGCAGTATGTAggagcagagtcatcctcatcatcagcatcagcgttggtgacaaGGCCATTATCTttagtgttgaagatggacttggcgacataggctgaagctagagccaggcttgtcatgcctgaatcggactcctcctcagactccacctccgcctccttagaagcagactcctcctctgaatcaatCTCCTTACCAACAAATGCACGagccttgttggatgagctcttcttgtgagatgaagactttgatcaagactttgaagaagactttgaggatttcttcttcttcttgtcatcagaatcatattccttgctcttcttcttcttcttcttggtctcattgTCCCATTGTGGACACTCaaagatgtagtgaccaggtttcttgcatttgtggcatgttctcttcttgtggtcacgagtggaagcttcatcctttcttgagctggatcttgaagactttctgaaacctttcttcttggtgaacttctggaacttcttcacgagCATAGCTAGCTCCTTTACAATGTCTTTaggatccccagaactgcagtcggattcttcttcttcagatgaggaaacaacctttgccttcaaagagcgagttcggccatagttggggccatagatgtctctcttctcagataactggaactcatgtgtgttgagcgtctcaagtatgtcagatggatcgagagtcttgaagtcaggacgttcttgaatcatcagggccagggtgtcgaatgagctgtcaagtgatctcagaagCTTCTCGACGATttcgtgcttggtgatctcagtggcgccaagtgcgcgaagctcatttgtgatatcagtgaggcgatcaaacgtgagctggacattctcattgtcatttctcgtGAAGCAGTTGAAGAGGTTGCAAAGAACATCAATCCTTTAATCTCTTtgagttgagacgccttcgttgaccttggagagccagtcctggactagcttcgcagtttccagtgcactcacacggccgtactgtcctttggtcagatgaccacatatgatgttcttggcagttgaacccagttgaatgaacctcttgacatcagcagcggcgacaccttcaccgaccttggggacgccattcttgacaacataccagaggtcgacgtcaatggcttcaagatgcatgcgcatcttattcttccagtaggggtaatcagtgtcatcgaagacagggcatgcagcggagaccttgattatcccagcagtcgacatagctaaaactccaggtggttaaaccgaatcacacagaacaagggagtatcttgctctaataccaattgaaagtgcttgttatcgactagaggggggtgaataggcgatttttatgacaGTCTTCAATACACGAGGTATTTGAAGACAAACCATAGAAATGAGCCTATTGATATggagcggaaggtagactacactagacaagccatagtcaagtatgcaatgaagtgaaagcacgaagactatcagcagccaggtagtatggatcaggatggaagacagtatgaagccaaacagtaaacagtcttcactcagtgaagtcaatcatatcatacaggcaagcaatgacttcatgaagacaaactgtaaagtaaagggaagtgaaggatagaaccagttgcttggtgaagacaaggatttggtagaccaattCCAGTTGCCCtgacaactgtacgtctagttagggaggctgagatataactcagaagaccgcgtcttcaccttattccccttgagctaaggacacccagtcctcacccaatcactctggtaattcttcaaggtagacttccaaaccttcacagagttcgttcaccggcgatccacaatggctcttggacgctcagaacgcgacgcctaaccggctggaggattcacagtcctcaagtgtaacaagtcttcaggtcacgcggacagaaagacttaagtgatgcctaacactctttggctctgggtgttttgggctttgtcctcgcaaggatctctctctcagatgcttcggaggtgggttgctctcaaacgacaaaagccgtgcactaaccctgagcagccaccaatttatggtgtaggggtgggctatttatagccaggaggcaacccgacctgatttttCCGAAATGACCCTCTGTCACTAAGGAAcagacacgtgtccaacggtcggatttcaaacacacgcggcaacttgacttgggctacaagtaaagctgactcatccatctctggataagatttgctctcattgtcttcgctcgaagacataggatttggttgagcatcactttagtcactctgactttgttcacttggaccccacttaacagtacggtggttcctatgactcaacaaagaagaaaagaaaactacgaaacaactatgtctttgCACTCCAAAGTCTTCACAAGAATGTCTTCCcatgtcataatcttcatcgtgaatgtcttcacgaaccaccattgtcttcaatgtcttcacacatttttaggggtcatctctggtaggtaaaccgaatcaataggGGACTattacctgtgttatcctgcaattctcacaaacacattagtccctcaaccaagtttgttgTCCATACTCCAAAACtaggagtgattagctagttcCTGCTCTTAGTAAttgtcctctcatgtccgtgttcttcgtcctgaacttaatctcaaagtgatttgcttttgtggtctTATGAACGCTTACAAtctcatgaccatgttgaactcgatgatatctttgcttcttGTACAAGTAAATGTTTCTTCTTTAaggctagaatgagtttgaagatgattatgtgctacactatgactgtgatgattaaatagctagtgttggtggtaatgactatgatgattattattagctagtgttggtgatGATTAGAtagtggtaatgactatgatgattaaatagtggtaatgacgactatgatgattattagccAGTGTTGTtagtgatgatatgatgcaagagtttttatattaatatgatgatgatgatgatgatgatgatgagttattatatcatttagtGAAAGAACTGCTgattagtttcaactggatggatcctagctaagtgatcaagtaatatggattatcaataatccatactacttgatcacttaggatccatccacttaaaactaatccgcggttctttcacctagtgatttaataactcataataatgtaaaaacaatctctaaattaaaTGAAAAACataaaattaaaggaaaaataaataataaaaccaaaacccccAAACCTTTTTACTACCGGTTGGTGTTACAAACCGGTACTAACGGTCTCACCGCCCTCggcgctggctcgtgccacgtggtggccctttagtggcggttcgtgtTGAACCTGTACTAAAGGGGCCGGGGggctttagtccccaccctttagtgccggttacagAACCGACACTAAAAGGCCTTATGAACCGGTGATAatgcccggttctgcactagtgtgtCCCCGACTATAGATGCTCTTAGCATCGGAAAAATAGGACGAAGGAAAGGGCCCCCCATGAAATCCGGGGAGAATTAAAGCATCTACAACTGGGCAGCCCCAAActtcctcaaacgcccgggcGGGCCGCCCTGTCACTGACCGGCCACGGTTTTTCGACCTAGACAACCCCCTCAAATGGGCCTCAAACGTCTGGGCTGAACGGCACCCTTCATATCTAGGCCAAATATGCGGTGGATATGGGGGGCCCCGGGCGCACCCGGGTACGCCTGCCACGTCGGACCCGGCCCACACTGGCCCAGCCGACCCCACATATATTCCTCCCCATCCGCTCGTCGGACCAAACCCTAGCCAGTTCACGCCTCTCCTCTCCACTCCACTCCGCCATCCGAGCTCACTTCCCGCGGTTTCCGACCATCTCCGGGATGGCAGGCAACGGATCCGAGTCCTTTACCTCCAGATCCGTCGACCTGAGCTCATCCCACGCGGTCCCGAGGAGGAGATGGCCTTCCGGCTTGCGCTTCGCCGCTCCCGGGAGGAGGCCCGTGCACGACAGAGCTCAGACTCCTTACGTCGGGAATCCATTGCGTCCGCCCAAATGGCGCATGGATCCGACGCTAGGGCAGCCACCGCGGCCTCGCCGGAGGCGATGAGGTTCGTCTGGTGTCCGAACGCGGTGCGGACGCGCAACCCCTCTGTTGGCGCGCCGAGCATCGGGACCCACCATGGTCTCGTCCGACGAGAATATGGCACGGCGTGCCCACCGTGCCAGGCACcgggcgcgggaggcggcggtgGACGTCGACGAGGTGGAGTCACATTCTCCGGCACCCCGTATGGTGCATCAGTCCGGACGCCGCAACCGCATGTGGAAGTCGCCGACTCGTCCCACGACGGATCTGACGTCCACCGGCACCGTTCGGGTTACGGGCTCTGACGAGGAAGAGTAGTGCATGGGAGACGGCGACGCCTTGAGTCCCGTGAGCCGCGTGTCTCATGTCCTACTCTACCTTGCCGGCGACCAGACCAACACTCCGGGGAGCGTAGCTGGCCGCTGAACATGGCCATGGCAGAACCGAGCGACCCCCGGTTAGATTAGGTTTCACGTTGCATGTAATAATATGAATTTAGGGTATCCGGTTGTAGAATCAAATATTTGAGACGCGACTGGTCAGTATCCTCGGCGGGCGTTTGTCGGGCTGGATTTGCCCATTGCGACTGTAAATGCTCTTAGTCTGTAAAAGGCATCCGTGGATGTAAGATTATATTCTACTGATTCACCCATTACTCTTTGCTTGTCTGGCTTTTGACAGCATTGCCTTTTGGTTCCTCCGACGCCAGTACTAGTCTTTTTAGGTCCCAAGAAAATGCACCATGGTACTAGTCATGTGCTCTTGTGCAGTGGAGTCCAAGCTCGGACAGCTCATTTGACGCCTGTTTCGAGCCAAGCGCGGTTGCCCGTGACAGACACACATGCGGCCGCCACTGCCAGTCCCTCGCCCCCAGACAAGAAAGCATCACACACCGTAGCACGCCATGGCGGATTGGCCATTGTCCCTTGCCGTACCATTTCTATATCATATCATCTCCCCACGATTGGATCCAGGCATCCATCCAGTGctgccaaccagtggcacccagTGAGCACTGAGCAGAGCAGCTAGCAAGGGCCCGGCTCGTCGACCCGCCGTCACCTTGGACCTTGCCGCCCGGGACATGGAGCCAGCGGCGGCGACGATGCTCTCGGGACGGCGAGCGCTACCCATTCTGCTGGCCGTGTTCGCGCTGCTCGCGGCGGCCGTGACGGTGAGCGCGCGCGGGGGCGCGGAGAGGGCGCCGACGCTGGTGTTCATCCTGGCGGGGCAGTCCAACatggggggccggggcggggccaCGTCGGGGAACCGTTGGGACGGCGTGGTGCCGCCGGAGTGCGCGCCGTCGCCGCGCACGCTGCGCCTCTCCCCGTCGCTCCGCTGGGAGGAGGCCCGCGAGCCGCTGCACGCCGGCGTGGACGCGGGCAACGTGGTGGGCGTGGGCCCCGGGATGCCGTTCGCGCACGCGCTGCTCCGCTCCCCGGCCTGCCCGCGCGGCGCCGTCGTGGGGCTCGTCCCCTGCGCGCAGGGCGGCACGCCCATCGCCAACTGGTCCCGCGGCACCGAGATGTACGAGCGCATGGTCGCCCGCGCCCGCGTCGCCGGCGCCGGGACGGGGAGGGTCGCCGCGCTGCTGTGGTTCCAGGGCGAGGCCGACACCATGCGGCGCGAGGACGCGCTGGCGTACGCCGGCAGGATGGAGGCGTTTGTACGGGACGTCCGCCGCGACCTCGCATTGCCCAACCTCCTCGTCATCCAGGTCCGTTCGTCTGTCTCGACTCCATTGATCTTTCCATTGTGAACTCTGTGAGTGAATGCATCGGTGATCTCTTGGAACAGGTTGGGATCGCGACGGCGCAGTGGCAGGGGAATAAGCAGGGGAAGTGGCTGGACCTGGTGAGGAAGCAGCAGAGGGCGGTGCGGGTGGCGAACCTCAAGTACGTGGACGCCATGGGGCTCCCCCTCGCCAACGACATCACGCACCTCACCACGCAGGCCCAGGTCCGGCTCGGCAAGATGCTCGCCGACGCATACATCGCCACGCTCTGACGATGATCCAGTACGCAATCAGTCAGTGTGTGTGCCTGCCTGCCTGATTAGTAGTACTAGAGTTCACTAGAATACTATCATTGATTGATTCCACGGAAGAGTTGATTTGGTGATGATTAGTTGTTGACAAGAGATGAATAGATCTGCTTTGGTCAGGCTCCAACGAGCTCAGATCATTGCTGCCATTAGTTGTTATTGGCATTGTAGGAACAAGTGTAACAGTCTCATCACCAGTACGACAGACATTGCCGTTTTGCGGAGGGAAAATCCTTGGCCTTTGTGATGTTTATCTACCTGCTGAAAGTGAAAAGAAGCCTGTTTCAACGGCACAGACTTTGTTACTTATTATCTACACACCGAAGATACAATGTTGTAGACATAGATTGGAATCTACAGCACGGACTTGAAAAGAGGTCTCATGTTTTctcgcaaaaaagaaaaaaagaagccTCATGTCTGTAACTCGTTGCAAACTCATTGATATTGGCTGGAGCTATCAATATCTATCAATGAGTTTCTTATGAAACTGCTTCCGGTTCCAGTAATAGCTATCAAGCCGAGCCGCACAATTAACTTGCGATACATTCGTACGGTAGAAGAAATGTAAGAGTGTTGGAGTCACACCTGCCTTGTGCTGTTCAGATTGAAGGAACGACCAGCTCGTGCATTACTacatactccctatatgtatttTTGAGAAAAATGAAATACTACTTGCAGAGGACCTccgcagagagagagagagagaagtaaTGACCATTGCGGCCGCTAATCCCTccgcagagagagagagagagagagaccctcTGCTGCTGGTTGATGTGTCGGCCCACAGCGTGCATCCTCTGCTCCTTCCTCTTTAAGGCCTTGTTCGTTTAATCCTCCTCTCAAGGAGATTGGAGTGGATTGGAGAGAATTTTGACTTGTAGGGGTTCTAATCCCCCTCAAACCCTGTCATTCTCCTTCAAAAACCACCTCAACCGAATAAGGCCTGACGAGGACGGCGGTTGGCCCTCCAGGTCACGGCGCGCACAGCGGCAAGATTGACCATTGCCTCCTTCATGCCACGGATGCTTTCAGAGATTCAGACCTGCAGATATGTCGAATCCATCATGTTATCACCGGATTCAATGTGAGAACATTTATCTAGAGTTTTAGACACAAGGGAGATTGGTTATTTACCAGGGCGCTCATGCTTTTGCCGATTTACTTTGCACCATCATCAAAAAATCAAGCTGGTGATATCCACTTACGTGGGACAGAGGAGACCAATTGGAAATACTCCCCACCTTCTCTGCATCGTCTTCCCAACTCCGGGCAGCCATTTATGAATAAGCGTTCGAGGGCTGGCAACCGCTCCAGGAGACCATGCGGGAATACCTCCAAAGCTGGACTACCCCAAATCTTCAATTCCCTAAGACAAGTGAGGCCACACATCCCATCAGGCAACGCTTTCAGGATGCTGCAGTTTCTCACAAAGAGACTCCTCAGCTCGGCCAGATTCCCAAGGTTCGAAGGCAGCGCTATCACACTCCGGCACTCAGAAACCATCAATTCCTCCAGGGACAGCGGAAGGGTTTCCTCCTCAGACGATGAAGTGCTCCCCTCCAGGTTGTCACAACGTTTGATATACAGAACGCGGAGGCGATCCAAGCACCAGAGCTCCTCTGTTGGCCAATGGACAAGATTGCTGCAACCATCAATCGTCAGGTCTTCCACAAACGAAAAGCATTTCCAAACCATAAGTTGTGAGCTGGACAATCGAGAGCTTCTGACCAAGCTGTTGGGGCCTTCCAGAGTCAACCACACAAGTTTTTCAAGAGGTATTTCACTTTGGCCTTGCTGGGCGTCTAGAGGCAACATGGGTTTGTCTTCGAGAGACCCAAGAGTTAAGCGGACCAGAAATGGCCAGGAGCCTAAATGGATACACATAATAACTGAACCGACTGCAATACTGTGAACTCCAAGTATTGTCAAGTTGCTGACATTGGGGATCACTGGAATACTTGCAAGCTTGGGGCAATTTTTGATCTCTAGCTCTTCAAGCACTGGGAATGTTACCAGGTTATTACTAGGCTCTCCCACACTATATTCTGCCCATATCTCCAGGCTTGGTAACTCAATCAACCTCATCTTCTTCAACCTAGGGAAAATTTGCAGAGGGGTAATGCATCCTCCACATTCCTCATCAAGGTTATTACATAATGTTGTCAGGTTATCCATCATCTTTAAGACCAAAATCTCTAGAGAGACTGAGAGCCATATTACAGGGATACTCTTGCATTTTGGGCAATCAGACATTTTGAGTTCTCTCAAGCAGTCAAACATCTGAGGCTTTCTCATCCATTGTGATATTTCTAGGCCACCATATCCACATATCTCCAATTTCTGGATATTACTATGAGGTTCTAAGCACTGAAGCACTTCTTCCACATTACATGCAATATCTCTAGGCCCATCATCTATTTCTTGGTCCCAAGAGAAGAACAACTCACTTAGATTTTTCTTCTGATTGAGGTTGGCTTCTCTTGCATTCTCGCCACTCTTTATCTTGCTCAAATTCAACAATTCCAAACTATTGCTAAGGCATTGTAAATCTTTGAGCTGCTCTATCCCAAGGCCATCTCCGGTATCCACTACAAATGTTGTTAATATGTGAAGGTTGTTCAGTAGACCAAAGTTTGGAGACATACTTTTGAGCCTATCACAACCAAAAAGATAAAGATGGATGAGCTTTCTCAATCTTGACATGTCTTCTGGTAACTGTTGCAACTCCTTGCAATCTATGAGCCTCAGTGTTTGCAGGTTATACAACACACATATTGAATCTGGCAACCTCACGATGTCAGACCCAGAGAGGTCAAGATATCGTAAATGTTTTGCATTTATGGCCTTGCAAATGACAGTTGGAGAAGGGGGGCAATGCAATGCTCTTAGTGATGCCAATACCTGTTGCAACTCCTTAATATCCTTGTGTGATCTGCTTGGAAAATTATAATTATGATCGTCCCATGATTCTGATGGAGCTAATAAAGTGCGGAGGTATGTTCTGCCTTTGCATAACCCACTGATTCGTTCCAATTCAGCCTTTGACATTTTCATGTGACAAACACCTTTTAACAATGCTTTCTGCTGAGACGATCCTTCTATACTTGCACATTCTTCTGTGACATCTTTTGCTAGATCATGCATTAAGTCATGCATTTTACATACAACTGTCTTATATTGTGTGTCACCATGATGGATTGCAGATTTGACTACCACTTTCTTATCTTGGAGGAAGGACCTCCAAACCAACTCATCAAAAATGAATTCTCCTTTCTGTACTAAATCCATTGTTCCCTCTTCTGGAATAAAGCAGTTTGCCATCCATAGTTGGATCAACCTATCCTTCTCCATCTCATAATCCTTGCGAAAAACTGCACAGAATGCAAAACATTGTTTCATTTCAGAGGACAGGTGTTTGTAGCTTAACTTCAGTATGGGCATGACCTCATATTTGCCTCCATCATTATCCCCAATGTTACTTTCTTCGATGGCCTTCCATTCCTGTACTTTTTCCTTTGAACTCAGCAATCCACCCATTGTCTTGAGAGCAAGAGGCAACCCCCCGCATTTATTGACAATACGCCTTCCGATGCGGGCTAACTCTGCTTGCTCCTCTACACCATTGCTAAATGCTTTATGTGCAAACAATTGCCATGAATCTTGTTCACTCAGACATTCTAGCTTGAGGGGTCGAAGGGTCTGCATTATAGAGGCCACTTTATGGCTTCGAGTTGTGACTACTATTATGCTTCCTGGTCCACCAACAGAACACAAAAGAGGCTTCAGATCATCCTCCCACATCCTCTCGTTCTCATT
This sequence is a window from Aegilops tauschii subsp. strangulata cultivar AL8/78 chromosome 7, Aet v6.0, whole genome shotgun sequence. Protein-coding genes within it:
- the LOC109734476 gene encoding probable carbohydrate esterase At4g34215 produces the protein MEPAAATMLSGRRALPILLAVFALLAAAVTVSARGGAERAPTLVFILAGQSNMGGRGGATSGNRWDGVVPPECAPSPRTLRLSPSLRWEEAREPLHAGVDAGNVVGVGPGMPFAHALLRSPACPRGAVVGLVPCAQGGTPIANWSRGTEMYERMVARARVAGAGTGRVAALLWFQGEADTMRREDALAYAGRMEAFVRDVRRDLALPNLLVIQVGIATAQWQGNKQGKWLDLVRKQQRAVRVANLKYVDAMGLPLANDITHLTTQAQVRLGKMLADAYIATL
- the LOC109734475 gene encoding putative disease resistance protein RGA3, whose translation is MTESLLLPLVRGVAGKAADALVETVSRMCGLDDDRRTLERHLLAVECKLANAEERSETNRYVKSWMKELKSIAYEADDVLDDFRYEALRRQSKIGKSTTHKVLGYITRHSPLLFRFEMSRKLKNVLKKINKLVKEMNTFDLESSVRKERQHPWRQTHSKLDDTKEIFGRDDDKKVVVKLLLNQQDQRNVQVLPIFGMGGLGKTTLAKMVYNDQQIQEHFQLKMWHSVSDNFNVVALLKSIIELARNKRCDMPDTIELLRKQLEEVIGQNRFMLMLDDVWNENERMWEDDLKPLLCSVGGPGSIIVVTTRSHKVASIMQTLRPLKLECLSEQDSWQLFAHKAFSNGVEEQAELARIGRRIVNKCGGLPLALKTMGGLLSSKEKVQEWKAIEESNIGDNDGGKYEVMPILKLSYKHLSSEMKQCFAFCAVFRKDYEMEKDRLIQLWMANCFIPEEGTMDLVQKGEFIFDELVWRSFLQDKKVVVKSAIHHGDTQYKTVVCKMHDLMHDLAKDVTEECASIEGSSQQKALLKGVCHMKMSKAELERISGLCKGRTYLRTLLAPSESWDDHNYNFPSRSHKDIKELQQVLASLRALHCPPSPTVICKAINAKHLRYLDLSGSDIVRLPDSICVLYNLQTLRLIDCKELQQLPEDMSRLRKLIHLYLFGCDRLKSMSPNFGLLNNLHILTTFVVDTGDGLGIEQLKDLQCLSNSLELLNLSKIKSGENAREANLNQKKNLSELFFSWDQEIDDGPRDIACNVEEVLQCLEPHSNIQKLEICGYGGLEISQWMRKPQMFDCLRELKMSDCPKCKSIPVIWLSVSLEILVLKMMDNLTTLCNNLDEECGGCITPLQIFPRLKKMRLIELPSLEIWAEYSVGEPSNNLVTFPVLEELEIKNCPKLASIPVIPNVSNLTILGVHSIAVGSVIMCIHLGSWPFLVRLTLGSLEDKPMLPLDAQQGQSEIPLEKLVWLTLEGPNSLVRSSRLSSSQLMVWKCFSFVEDLTIDGCSNLVHWPTEELWCLDRLRVLYIKRCDNLEGSTSSSEEETLPLSLEELMVSECRSVIALPSNLGNLAELRSLFVRNCSILKALPDGMCGLTCLRELKIWGSPALEVFPHGLLERLPALERLFINGCPELGRRCREGGEYFQLVSSVPRKWISPA